GCGAATACGTCGAACTGGCCGCCGAGGTGTTCGCGTTGTTGTCGGACCCGACTCGGATTCGGATCCTGTTGGCGCTCGAACAGGGCGAACTCCCCGTGGGCGTGCTGGCCGAACAGGTCGGCAAGCTTCCCGCAGCCGTGTCCCAGCACCTGGCGAAGCTCCGGTGGGCCAAGATGGTCCAGGCCCGGCACGAGGGAACCCGGGTTTACTACAGCTTGATCGACGAGCACGCCGCCGAACTGGTTCACCAGGCGGTCTATCAGGCGGAACACGTGGTGGACCTGTGGCCCAAGCACCACCTTCAGGTGGAGCCGGAAGAGACCCCCGGCGGTGTTTCAGACGCTGAGAGGGCGGGGCGTTGAGTTGCCGCGCGGCCGACCAGTGCTCGGGCGCGGGAGGCGACCACACGGCACCGGGCAAGCGACTATGGCAGCGGATCGACCGGGTCGACCTGGCGCGGCTGGCTGCGGTGGTCGTGATCGCCGCCGCCGCGGCGGCAGCCTCCTGGCTGGACGTGCCCTGGCAGGCGACCGCCGGGTTGGCCGTGCTCGGGTTGGGGATCGGCTGCTCTCCGGTCATGATCGCCGCGCTCCGCGACATCCGGTCCCGGCGTATGAGCATGGAATTGTCCATGGTGATCGCGATAATCGCCGCAGCCGTGATCGGCGAATGGGTTACCTCGCTGGTCATAACCGCATTTGTGCTGGCGGCGGAGATCCTCGAGGACCTGACGATGGACCGCGGCCGGGACGCGCTGACCGAGTTGATGGGGTTCTTGCCGACCGAGGTGCGGGTCCGGTTTGGGGACGGCGAACGCCTGGTGCCCTTGGGCGAGGTGCGGATGGGCGACCTGGTGTTGGTCGCGCCCGGCGGCAAGGTCCCGGTGGACGGAACCGTGCTGGAAGGGGCCTCGAGCGTGGACCAGTCGCGGGTCACGGGCGAACCGCTGCCGGTGGACGTGGGTCCCGGCAGCGCGGTCTACTCCGGTTCCGTCAACCAGACCGGCATGCTGGTGGTCCGGGCGGACAAGGTGGGCGAGGCGTCTTCCTACGGGCAGATCATCGCGGCGGTGCGGGCGGCCCAGCGCTCGCAGGCGCCGGTCCAGCGCCTCGCGAACCGGATCGCCGGCTGGCTGGTCTACCTGGCTTTGGGCGGCGCGGCGCTCACCTTCGCCATCACCCGTGACGTGGTGGCGACCCTGTCGGTGGTGATTGTGGCCGGGGCCTGCGGGGTGGCCGCCGGGACGCCGCTGGCGGTGCTGGCGGCAATTGCCCGCGCAGCCCGGACCGGGGCGTTCGTGCGAGACGGTAGGCACTTGGAGGCGCTCTCGCGGGTCGACACGGTCGTGTTCGACAAGACGGGGACGTTGACGCTGGGCCAAGCGGCGGTGGTCGGGGTCCACCCCGCCCCGGGGTTCGCCGAAGAGGCGCTGATCCAGGCTGCTGCCGGAGCCGAGGCGCCCTCGGAGCATCCCATCGGTCAGGCGATTGTGGCCTACGCGCGCGAGCGCGGCTGGCCGGCGCCGGCCCCCGACCGCTTCGAGTACCAGCCGGGTGTCGGCGTTACCGCGGCGGTGGCCGGGCGGGTCGTGCGGGTTGGCACGGAGAGGCTGATGCCGGAGCCGGGCGGGGAGGCGAAGCCGGCCGGGTTGACGGGCAGCGGGTTAGGAGCGGAGGCCAAGGCGGCGCCGGGGTGTCCGGGCGACCGGTCGGCATCGGCGGCCGAACTCTGGGACAACGCGGAGGCGGGGGCGGAGCGGGCGCCCAAGTTCGCCGGGGCCGGCACCACCGTTTACGTGAGCGTTGACGGGGAGTACGCGGGTGGAATCGTGCTCTCCGACACGGTGCGCACGGGCGCGGCGGAGTGCGTGGAGCGGTTGCGGGCCATGGGCCTTGAAACCGTGATGATGACGGGCGACAACGAAGACGAGGCCCAAGCTGTCGGGCGCCGGGTGGGGGTGGACCAGGTCCACGCGCGCCTGCTGCCGACCGACAAAATGCTGTTGGTCGAACAATTGCGGGCGAAGGGGCGGCGGGTCGCCATGGTCGGGGACGGCGTCAACGACGCGCCCGCCCTAGCCCAGGCGAATGTGGGCGTCGCCATGGGCTCGGGCACCTACGCGGCCCAGGAAACCGCCGACTTGGTGCTGGTCAGCTCCGACTTGGGCGACCTGACGGCGGTCATCCGGATAGCCCGGCGGGCGCGCCGCATCATCCTGGCCAACGTGGTTGGCACGGTCGCGGTGGACCTCTTGGGGATGGCCCTGGCGGCCGTGGGGATTCTGGGCCCGTTGCTGGCCGCCGTCATCCATGTGGGCAGCGAGTCGGGGTTCATCCTCAACTCGGCCCGCCTGATCCCCAGGCCGGGGTCGGCTCGCGCCCCGGGACTGCCCGAGACCGCCCGTGCGGAACCGTCGCATTCGCCGTGTTGACCATTCGGGGACCCGGCGGTCCGGCTGAGCCCTAGCCGCCGGGGAAGTCGGAGCACCTCCGGGGTTGGGCGGGCGGACAGCGGCCAGTCATGCCGCAGGCGCGTCAACGCTGGCGCTTGCGGCGCCAGGCACGGTCACGCCCCAGCGTCTTCGACCACCCAGTGCCCGGTCTTGGCGGATCCGACGCGGCGGATCGCGCCAGTGGCCCTGAGCGCCTGCAAATGCCGTTCGACGGTCCGGGAACTCTTGCCCAACCTGGCCGCGAGCACGGCGGCGCTGAGGCCTGGTTCCACACGCAACAACCGCAGAATGGCCGCACGGGGATTTACTCCGACATTTACGCCGACATCGGCCGCGCCTGAGCGGGCCCTGGCCTCGTAGCCAAGCAATGATTCCTCGATTACGTTCAGCATGTACGTGATGAACGGGGCGGCGTCGATCTCGGGATCCCGAGATGCCTGGAGCGCGATGTAGTAGCCCTCCTGACGCTGTTTGATCAGCGTCTCCACCGGCATCCAGGCGAAAACGGGACGCCACCGGCTGAGGATCAACGTCTGCCACAGCCTGCCGATCCGCCCGTTGCCGTCCCTGAAGGGATGGACGTGTTCGATCAGGAAGTGAACCGCGCTCGAAACAACCAAGGCGTGATCGGTCGACGCGGCGCCGTGCTCGAACAACTCGGAGATCAGGCGGGGCACTTTCTCAGGGCGCGATCCGGTGTGCAGCACGTCGCCGGCGGCGTTGACGATCTCCACCGCAACAGTGCGGAAGGCCCCGGCCTCTTTGACTAGGCCCCCGTCAACAGCCGATGCGCCCGGAGGAAGCTGCCTACGTCCCACGGGTCAAGCGAGTCGAGCGCGTCATACGCGACCAGCGCGTTCTCGACCTCTTTCACATCGCGCGGAGGCGCGAGGACCGGCGCGCCCCTGGCCACGTCCGCAACTTGGGCCGCGGACAGCTGATTGCCCTCAATGGCCGTCGAGGAATGCACCGACCAGATGCGGTTGGAACGGCGTAGTTCCGGCTTGTTATTGACCACATCTTCCAGGGCCGTGACCCGCCCGACGAGCTCGACAATGCGCTCGACCCGCGCCATCCACTCAGGCTGCCTCGTGTAGAACTCCGGTATCACGCCGCCTCTCCTTCCCACGCCGACCTGCCCAGTCAGTGCAGCGCGGGCGAGCGCCGCCGCTGGGCTGCCGCCAGGCTAGCATCCGCTGCGCATGAGGACCTTTCCCCCAGCCGTCGGGCGCATCCCCCCGCGCACGGACCCCAAATCAGGTGTGCGAAGCGGCGGTCGGCGCGGCTCAGGGAAGCCGGTATGCCGGTGTGCCTGCGTCGAAGGTGGCCAGCACCGCTCCGTGCGCGGCGGCCAGGTTGACCAGATGCGGGTCGGTCGCCTGGCGGTGTCCCATCAAAACCGGTCAACTCGATCACCGGGTTGTCGAGGGAGGCGTCATCGGGAAAAACATCCGGCCCGGGTCAAAGTCGCGGTCGCGGACTACGACCTCCGCGAGGCCACCGACTACCTCGCCCGACTGACCGCGGTCCAACACGACCTGGAGGCCGTCTTCCTCGCCAAGCACCGATCCGAACTCGACGCGATGCGCGCGGCCGCGGACTAGGACCGAGGCCCCCGCTCGCCTCGCCGCCGCGGTCGCCCCGGCCGGAACACGGGGTTCGCGCATCGCGTGGCGACCCGTCAGGGGCCGGGCAGCGCCAGTGGCATCACGGCGATGCCGTCGCGCCGCTGATAGCCGTATTCGCCGGTGGTCAGGACGGCGCGAACTGCTGGGGATAGGAACCCATCGAATACAAGCCCGCCAATGTTAAGCCGCCCGGCGCGGCGACGCCTTTCAAGCGCAGCACTTCCCCGTCGGCGCGGCCGGCAAGGCTGCGTGACGATGCCCGCGCCTCGTCCAAGAATCTCTCGACCAGTTCACCGTCCAGGTCCGCCGGTGACAAGCCGGCAATGACCGCCGCGTCGTGCTGTGGACGGTCCTGAAGCGCCACGAGCTGCGCGATCTCCTGCTCCGACATCACGTAGTCGCCGTCTGCCTGCCGCAGATACGCCTTTCCGCGACACCGACACGGTTTGTCCGCCGCTGGCAGCCCAGCGACCGTGACAACCAGCACCTCGCTCCCGCTGATCCCCAACACGATAGCGCCACCGGAAGGCATGTTACCGAACGCGCAGCGGGTCTCGGCCAGCCGAGGAACGCCGTCCCCGGCCCGCTCCACTTCAACGGCGATCGAGTCCCCGCTGCGGCGGCGCAGCTCGGCCAACACTCCGGCAAGCTCTCCAGACGACCATGACATACACAGATTGCATGTCTCGTTGTGCGTGATGTCTAAGAAGTGTGTGTCTAGATGGCCGGGTCCAGCCCGTTGATCGGTTCGTCCAGGAGCAGGATCTCGGGGCGATGGATGATCGCCGGAGCCATGCCCGGGCGCTGGCTTTCTGGACGGCGGTCCTCGCCCTGCGGCGGGGCTACGATTGGGCTGTACGCATGTTCTCAAACCGCAAAGCTCCCCGGCATAAGGAAGTCGAACCGTGTCAGTCTCCCGCAATCTTGGCCACTATTCGCCTCAACTGTGGGAGTTGTCCTCAAGAGGCGGCGGCCCAACGCCGGGGCTCAAACGCTGGGTCGCTGTCATCGCGGCGGCCGCTCTGGCCGGCGGCCTGGCCGCCTGCGGCGGGAACAGCCCGGAGCAGGGAGCGGAGCCGCCGCGGCAGGAGCCAGCCAGCGCTCCGGCCTCGAGCTCGGCCGCGCCTAAGGAGCCCAAGAACTGGGTGGAGGAGAACTGCCCGCTCGGCGAATTCGAGAAGGGCGACGGTGACGCGGAGGCTGCCGCCCGTGTGGACCAGGAGCGCTGCATAGGTGGCGAATGGGGCGCCTATCTGCAGGCAACCGTCGCGGAGACCAATTCCGCTGGCTGGAACATGTATGACGACATCGCGCTGTGGGCCTCTGCTGAGAGGACCACCCTTGGGAGCGGGCTGCTGGAAGACGCGCTCGGCGCGTATGACAGGACCCCGTGGCGCGTCAGATTCCTGCTCCGTCAGACTTCGCGCGACACCGGCGAAGACGACCCGCGAGCGGAACCCCGCCAAGTGACCATCTCCAACGTGAGGGTTGGCACCAAGATGGGCGAGGGCGACCACACTGTGCTGCCGATCGAGGAAGTTGCGCTGCCGAACCCTGACCCGCCAAGCCTCCTGTGGCAGGCCGAGGCCGACGATTGGAACAGGCCTTTCCTGGGGCGGGAAGACATGCCGGAGCACGGCGACCAGACGGTCGAAGGCCGGTACTCCCTGGCCGCGTTCGGAAAGCTCCCGGAGGTCTCCGACTACAACTTCGACATCTCAGCTTTTGGCAAGCCATGGGCGTTTGGCGGGGCCGAGGCCCTCACTGGGAACCCGAAAGAAGTATGGGCTGACCATGAAGAGCGTGTGGTGGTCTTCCTTCTGCCCTCCGATTCCTCGGATTGGACGTTGATCGTTTTCGACATCGCGGTCAATGACGGCGAGCCGGAAACCGTCGCCACCTGGGTGAGACCCCACGCGGAAGGCGCGGCCCTCTTCTACACGCGCTAGCGGCGGAGCGGGGGTCCGGGACCAGGAGGCCAGGGGTCCCGAGCGGCGACAAAGGACCCGTGCCCGCAAGGCCGAGGCCGGACGCCCGGCGACCTGCCCGCTTGCCAGGGCGCCCGAACATCACGCCGACTTTGACCACAAACACGCCAACCTCACCGGCTCTTGCACCGATGGGTCGCGCTTACCTGGCAGGATGGCGGCCTGCGGCTCAAGTCAGCATCCGGCAAGAGAACCCTCGCGACATCGACGCCATCGTCCCCGTGACGGAGGCCGCCTTCCGCGATCCCGGCCTGCCCGGTGGACGCAACGAGCAATACGTGTTCGCGGCGCTCCGCGATGCGGGTGACCTCACGCTCTCCTTGATCGCCGAAGACGAAGGCCAAATCGTGGGCCACATCGCGTTCTGCCCGGCGACAATCAGCGACGGGACCGCCGGCTGGTCCACACTCGGACCGGTGTCGGCCCTTCCCGAACGCCAACGCCGGAGCGTCGGATCGGCGTTGATCCGAGGGGGTCTTGCGCGACTCAAAGCGCTGGGCGCCAGGGGTTCCGCGTTGGTTGGCCATCCGGAGTATTACCCCAGGTTCGGGTTCGTCCACCGTGACGACCTCGGCTACGACGACATCCCGCCCGAGGGTTGCAGCGCCGCCCGTTGACCAGCAGTACCTGTGCGATTGCCTGTCCCAACCGAAGCGATCCGACTCGCTCCTTACGATCTATCGTCCTGGGGTGTGGCCTGCCCGTCCCTCTCGGCGACGATGGTGCTCAAGAGTGTTGTCCACGTACAGCCGGGCTGGGCACCCGGCGAGTGCCCGACATTTGCTGTCCTGCACTGCGCAGCCCTTGTTAGCCACCACAACGTGGGTGAAATCCCGAGGTCGGAATCTCACGCAGTATCCCGATTCTGACGTGTTCCCAGGCCAAGGAAGGTGTTGACGAGCGTAGCGAGGAACACACTCCCCTGCTCCCGGACACGTCTGCGGACAGGGTTGGGACTTCGAACATGTGGTGGACCATACGAGACAAAGCTCCAACCCTGTCCCACGCGCTGAAATGCCTGTTCAAGCGCCATGAGCGGACTGAGACCGGGGAGCCTGAGAGGCGGGCGGAATCTCAACAGCCGGGACGGCGGCAGCTTCGGCGGCTCTCCGAAGCCGAAACCGAGGAGATGCTGGAGGCCTACCGGAACGGCAAGACCGTCTACCAGTTGGCCGAGGTGTTCGGCATCGCCAGGCAGACCGTCGGCGTCATCCTCCAGCGGCAGGGCATCCCCACCCGGCGGGGCGTTCCGTCCGCCGACCGGGCCGAGGTGGCCCGGCTCCGAGGCGAAGGGTGGAGCCGAGCGAAGCTGGCCGACAAGTGGCGCGTCAACGAGACCGCCATCAAGACCGCCTTGGCCAAGCCCGCCCAGGACGCCCGCGGCCGCTGACAGTCAGCCGAAGAAGACGGGGTCTTCGTGCGAGCCGATGTGGTCGAGCAGCGCTTGGACGTTCTTCGTGGGTGGCTGGCGATCGTACTTGTGGAACCTGAGGTTCCGGTCTCGCCAGTAGATCGTCCACTCCCCCGTCCCGGCGGCCTAGCGCAGCCGGGCGATTGGGAACTCCGTCCAGCCTGGTCCGCCGCGCGAGCCGGGCCTGGTCTCGAAAATGGCGACGCGGTCCGGGCCGATCTCGCACTTGACGCGCAGTTGATCCCGAAGATGCTCCGGCACTTGCTCGCGGCACCAGCGCTCAATGCGTCTCAAGTCGGTCTCCGGCATGGCCACGGGTTCATTCGGTCAGGTGACGAACAAGTCAGAGGGCCATTGCCGACGCTGGCCTTCGCGGTGCGTGTGCCGGTGAGCAGGTCGTGGACTTGGTCGGCGGTGATCCCAGCCACGGCACCTCACCCGGTTCAGGAGCCATAGTCGGCTCCATCGCTTGGACAGGCGGCGCGCCGGACAAGACCGCCCGGTTGGCGTACCTCCTGGCCCGCTACGAGCAGACGACCGACGCGAGCGTGGCGGCGTCGGTGTCGCAATTCGCCAGGGGCGAGTACCACGCGGGTATCCCGGTCAGCCACCAGGGCGTGTACGACGCCCTGGCCGCCGAGGCGAAACGCAACGGCGGGCCGCGGGCCGCCCTGGTCGAGGTCGACGCCGGCAACTTGAAGGTCTGGTGGGGGCTGGTCCGTCAAGGCGAGACCGACCGGGCTGGCGCCCATTACGCCGACGGGTTCACGGCGACGTTGAGGATCACCACCGCGAACGCGACGTTCGCGGACGGTTCCCAGACCATGACCGCGACCACCGGGACCGCAGTCAAACAGGCGGCGTTGAAACCGAGGCATCCGTTGACCGCCGACGAGCCCGTGGCTGTGCAGCTGACCGTGACCGGCGTGCCGAGGGACTCCAAACGTGCCCGCGCCTGCCGTTTGCTGGTGGTGTTGGTTTGGCCGGTTTGTGCGGCGTGGCGGTGAGCCCGGACTGCGCAGAGGCTGCGCCGCCTTCGGTGTTCAATCCCAGGGGTTGATGAGCTGGAGGCCGGTCGCCCCGAAGTGCTTGGTGTTCCGGGTCGCCAGGGCGAGGCCGCGAGACATGGCAACGGCCGCGATGAAGCTGTCTGTGTCCGGGATCGGGCGGCCAGCGGCGCGGGCGGCGGCGCGCAAGGTGGCGCCCTCCCGCGCGGCGCTCTCGTCGAAGCCCAGAATGCGACCGGCGAACTGCGGGAAGACCTCCTCCATGACGCGTCGGCGCAGATCGTCACGGCGGCGGCCGGCGTCCATGACTGCGATCCCGAAGAGGATCTCGCTGACTGTGAAGGTCGAAAGGTAGAGGGTTTCGATCGATTGGCGGTCCAGCCACGCGATCATCTTCGGGTCGCCGCCGCCAACCTTGAGCGGCTCGGACACCACGTTGGTGTCGAGCAGGATCACCCGAAGCTCACCGGCTCTGAGATCTCGGCACCTCGCACGTCCTCCATGTCCAGCCCGCCGGTCTCGGCCCCGATACGAGACAGCAGCGAACCCAGTTTGACCCGGTCTGGCGGCCGGACGGCGGCTTCAAGAACGAGCCGCACTTCCGCCTCCATGCTTCTGTTGGCGGCGCGCGCTCGCGCCGCCAACGCCTGGCGCGTCTCTTCAGGCACGTTGCGCACTGTCAGCGTCGCCACGCTGGGACCTCCCATCTAGACTGTTCAACCAGAGTTGCTAGCAGTCTAGCGTTGGCGCCAGCACAGGGCCACGCCGCCGATAGGCGCATGGCTCGCGTCCAGAGCCGGCGGCTCCGGCCAAGGGGCGATGACGTCAAGAGGCAAACGACCATTCGTCAATGCCAGCGAGCCGCCACCCTGCGGTCGCCGACAGGCCGTCGCTTGGAGACACCTCGACGACGGCGGGCGCGCACGCGAAAACTGCTCGCCGTCCGGGGGGTGCACTTGGAAGGTCTTGGCGCCAGGCGTCGCGGTTCCAGACCAACGGGAACGCATGCGAGTTCCCGTGCGCTGCGGAGTGACGCTCGCTGGCGGGTCGGAAGGCAGGGCCGGTGTCACGGGGCCGGCGACTCGTTGTGCGGCCGCGTTGCTGGCGCTCTGCCGCGTCGTTTTCAGGGCGCGGACGCTCGCTGCGGCGTCAGTGGCCGCGCGCCGTCAGCGCTGGCTACTCGGCCTGTTGCGCTGGGATGACGCAGAACTGGTTGCCGTCCGGGTCGGCCAACACCGTCCACGCGAAGCCGTCGCTCTGGTGGCTGGCGACGAACGTGGCTCCGGCGGACAGGAACCGATCAACCTCGGCGGGCACGTCGGCAGCGGAGCAGTCCAAGTGCAGCCGGTTCTTGCCGGGGGTGGGCTCATCGACCTGCTGGAAGCACAAGCTGAAGCCGTTCTCTTTGGCGCCGATGCCGACGAACACGAACTGGCCAAGATCGGCATAGACCACGCCGCCTGTCTGCTCGGCCCACCAGGCGGCCAGGGACTGGGGGTCTGCGGTGTCGATGGCCACTTGATTGATGACGACGCTCACGGGCGAACTCTATCCGGTCGGCTGGCGCCGCATTTCGATGGCGGGGATCGCGTTCCAGTTGAGGGCCAGCCCGTTGACAGCATCCGGTCGCCTGCTCGGTTCAACCCAAGGCTGGACGTTGCACGGCCGTTCAGAGCCGGGGACCTCGCTAAAGCCGTAGCGGTGATAGAACCTGATGGCGCGCTGGTTATACGGTGCCACTTCCAGCCGCGCCGGGAGCGGCCCTATCCAGTCGACCGCCGCAGACATCAACTCCGCCCCCACACCGATGCCGAAAGCAGGCGGGTCGAGGTACAAGCCGAGCAATTCAGCCTCGCGGCTGTCGTGCTTGACAGCGTGGACGAAGCCCGCAATCCGGCCGTCGACTTCGGCCACCCGGTAGAAGGTGTCCGGGGCGGCCAGCACGGCCGCCATGAAGTCGGCCGACTCGGCCAGGGCCTGGGCCGTCAACCAAGAATCAGTCAACTGCTCCACCCACTGGCGGCTGACGCCCCACTCGTCGTTGGGATAGGTGACCCGCCAGGAGCGGGCCTGCAACCGCCGGATATCAGCCGCTTCCCCGGCCACCGCTTCTCGAATCATCCAGGTAACGTTGCCGGTTGCCAGGCCATCTGCCGCGATCCGGCTTTCGGCGTCCACCCGCTCACACCTCCATGGCCTTGACTTTTTTGGCGGCCAAGCCAAATACGCTGAGTGCGGCTGCCGCCATGATGGCGACAACGCTCGCCATGAATC
The window above is part of the Bifidobacteriaceae bacterium genome. Proteins encoded here:
- a CDS encoding metalloregulator ArsR/SmtB family transcription factor; its protein translation is EYVELAAEVFALLSDPTRIRILLALEQGELPVGVLAEQVGKLPAAVSQHLAKLRWAKMVQARHEGTRVYYSLIDEHAAELVHQAVYQAEHVVDLWPKHHLQVEPEETPGGVSDAERAGR
- a CDS encoding cation-translocating P-type ATPase — encoded protein: MSCRAADQCSGAGGDHTAPGKRLWQRIDRVDLARLAAVVVIAAAAAAASWLDVPWQATAGLAVLGLGIGCSPVMIAALRDIRSRRMSMELSMVIAIIAAAVIGEWVTSLVITAFVLAAEILEDLTMDRGRDALTELMGFLPTEVRVRFGDGERLVPLGEVRMGDLVLVAPGGKVPVDGTVLEGASSVDQSRVTGEPLPVDVGPGSAVYSGSVNQTGMLVVRADKVGEASSYGQIIAAVRAAQRSQAPVQRLANRIAGWLVYLALGGAALTFAITRDVVATLSVVIVAGACGVAAGTPLAVLAAIARAARTGAFVRDGRHLEALSRVDTVVFDKTGTLTLGQAAVVGVHPAPGFAEEALIQAAAGAEAPSEHPIGQAIVAYARERGWPAPAPDRFEYQPGVGVTAAVAGRVVRVGTERLMPEPGGEAKPAGLTGSGLGAEAKAAPGCPGDRSASAAELWDNAEAGAERAPKFAGAGTTVYVSVDGEYAGGIVLSDTVRTGAAECVERLRAMGLETVMMTGDNEDEAQAVGRRVGVDQVHARLLPTDKMLLVEQLRAKGRRVAMVGDGVNDAPALAQANVGVAMGSGTYAAQETADLVLVSSDLGDLTAVIRIARRARRIILANVVGTVAVDLLGMALAAVGILGPLLAAVIHVGSESGFILNSARLIPRPGSARAPGLPETARAEPSHSPC
- a CDS encoding Fic family protein, translating into MGRRQLPPGASAVDGGLVKEAGAFRTVAVEIVNAAGDVLHTGSRPEKVPRLISELFEHGAASTDHALVVSSAVHFLIEHVHPFRDGNGRIGRLWQTLILSRWRPVFAWMPVETLIKQRQEGYYIALQASRDPEIDAAPFITYMLNVIEESLLGYEARARSGAADVGVNVGVNPRAAILRLLRVEPGLSAAVLAARLGKSSRTVERHLQALRATGAIRRVGSAKTGHWVVEDAGA
- a CDS encoding N-acetyltransferase, with amino-acid sequence MGRAYLAGWRPAAQVSIRQENPRDIDAIVPVTEAAFRDPGLPGGRNEQYVFAALRDAGDLTLSLIAEDEGQIVGHIAFCPATISDGTAGWSTLGPVSALPERQRRSVGSALIRGGLARLKALGARGSALVGHPEYYPRFGFVHRDDLGYDDIPPEGCSAAR
- a CDS encoding DUF3024 domain-containing protein, which codes for MYWRDRNLRFHKYDRQPPTKNVQALLDHIGSHEDPVFFG
- a CDS encoding type II toxin-antitoxin system VapC family toxin, which encodes MILLDTNVVSEPLKVGGGDPKMIAWLDRQSIETLYLSTFTVSEILFGIAVMDAGRRRDDLRRRVMEEVFPQFAGRILGFDESAAREGATLRAAARAAGRPIPDTDSFIAAVAMSRGLALATRNTKHFGATGLQLINPWD
- a CDS encoding antitoxin yields the protein MATLTVRNVPEETRQALAARARAANRSMEAEVRLVLEAAVRPPDRVKLGSLLSRIGAETGGLDMEDVRGAEISEPVSFG
- a CDS encoding VOC family protein, with protein sequence MSVVINQVAIDTADPQSLAAWWAEQTGGVVYADLGQFVFVGIGAKENGFSLCFQQVDEPTPGKNRLHLDCSAADVPAEVDRFLSAGATFVASHQSDGFAWTVLADPDGNQFCVIPAQQAE
- a CDS encoding GNAT family N-acetyltransferase; this encodes MDAESRIAADGLATGNVTWMIREAVAGEAADIRRLQARSWRVTYPNDEWGVSRQWVEQLTDSWLTAQALAESADFMAAVLAAPDTFYRVAEVDGRIAGFVHAVKHDSREAELLGLYLDPPAFGIGVGAELMSAAVDWIGPLPARLEVAPYNQRAIRFYHRYGFSEVPGSERPCNVQPWVEPSRRPDAVNGLALNWNAIPAIEMRRQPTG